TTGGTAGTTTTATCGTATATGAACCGCTACTAAATTTTAAGGTTGTTGTCTTACCTGTTTTTTTATTTGTAGAACAAGAAATAATAAAAAGTAATAAGATAAATCCGAATAGATATAATTTTTTCATTTTCAATTAATAAAACTCTTTACAGCTTCAATCGTTACATCAGGAGCTTCCTTATGTGGAGTATGTCCAATTCCAGGAATACTAAAAACAGAAGCAGTACCATTTACCTGGCTGACTGTTTTTTCAGCTTGTTCCATCGTGCCGTATTCATCTGCTTCACCCTGAATGAATAAAAGCGGACAGCTAATGGCAGGTAAAAAATGCTCAATATTCCAACTTCTGAAATCAGCACGAGTCCAGGTTTCTGTCCATGCTTTAAAAAGTGTTTCAACCTTGTCGCCATGATATTTTTGCAGTCGTTCCGGAAGGTCAGTACTTTGGTAGATTTCCATGGCTTCCCGGATGCCTTTGAGCGTTACTTCCTCCACAAAAATATGGGCTGCTTCACAGATTACAGCTTTGATTTTTTTTCCATATCGGCTGGCGGTAATCAGAGCAATCGAACCACCATCGCTATGGCCAAACAAAATAGCATTGTCAATTGCTAAGGCGTTAAGCAGGCTGTCCAAAGAATGAGCTTCCGCTTCCAGATAATTTATGGGTCTTTCATGAGTAGGCATAGGGTCAGATTTTCCGTAGCCTAAGCGGTCATATACCAAAACGTTGCACTGTATTGCTTCGACCAGCTTTTGTGGGAAATCGCGCCATAGGCTTGTACAGCCTAAAGAGTCGTGAAGGAAAACAAGTGTCGGGCGGTTTTCGTAGGTTGTTTGAAATTCTATATAAAGTTTTTTCCCGTTGATGGGAATCCATCTGCCGTTGTTCTGTGTCATAAGGTTTTGGCTGTCTTTTTTAGACTTTTTCAAAAATATAAAATATTGGAGTGATGTTCATATGCCAGAGCATAAATAGCATGAAAGAAAACAAAATCAGTTTTCCGGCTTTTCCATTTTTACAATTTTTGAACAGGTTGCTGTTTTAATTTTGTTGGAATTAATTGGTTTAACCTATGATAAAGACTATCTTTTATCTGGCCTTTTTAATAGTCCAGCAATGTGCCTATTCCCAGTTGAAATATACTACAACCAATACGGCTTTGGTGAAACTTCTTCCTGTAAAGAAATATACAGGCAAACAATACCGATTGAGCATTGATATAAAGAATGAACCGTCAGACGATATAAGCGGTGGTACGGTTATGGTTTTGCAGACCAAAAAACAAGATTGGGAATTTTTGGAAAATACCCGTAAGACATTTTTTGCCCCTAAGGATTCCCAAACATGGAAAAGCTATACCATTACGGGAACTATTGATTCGGAAGCGTATAAGTTGTGGTTTACTTTGGCAACCTATGGTAATGGAGATTTCTATTATGACAATATGAAGTTTGAAATAAAAGAAGGAGAAAATTGGGTAGATGTGCCCGTTGAAGGAGGAGATTTTGAAAAATTATCGGCCGGGAATCCGCTCAAAGGATTTAAAAATGGAGAATCAGTAAAAAAGGAAGGATTGTCCGTTTCTTTGGTGAATCAGGAAGGACGGGGACAGTCGCTGCGCATACATGCCGAAGGAGGAACGATTGACAAAAGGTTTTTTTACGGGAATAATTCAGCCACAGGAAAATATATAAACAGTAAGGATGTAAAAATTTATTACGAAACCTATGGAGAAGGAGAACCCTTGCTTTTGCTTCATGGCAACGGCGGTTCCATAAGCAGTTTTGCAGGGCAGATTGAGGAATTTGCCAGAAACTATAAGGTTATTGCTGTCGATACGCGCGGACAGGGAAAAAGCATTGATATGCAAACAGAGCATTTTTCATATGACCTTTTTGCCGATGACATGAAAACGCTTCTGGATTCGCTTGGCTTAAAACAGGTGAATGTGGTAGGTTGGAGTGATGGAGGCAATACAGGATTATTATTGGCGAGTAAATATCCGGACTATGTAAAGAAACTGGTCACAATGGGGGCGAATCTGAATCCTTCAGACAACGCAATCGATAAAAAAATGCTGAAAACGATTGCAAAGGATATAAAACAACTAAAAGACCAAAAAAACGCAGAGATAGTGACAATCCGACTATTGGAAATGTTACTTCAGGAACCCAATATTCAGCCGGAAAGCTTAGGTGCAATCAAGGCAAAGACCCTCGTTGTTGCAGGAGAACACGACCTCATATTAGAAAACCATACCCGGTTGATTGGTGCCAGTATTCCGGGAGCTAAAGTTTCCATATTAAAAGGTCAGACTCATGAAGTTGTAGCAGATAACCCTAAAGTGTTTAATCAGGTGGTACTGGATTTTTTAAAAGAGCACTAACGAAATACTGTCAAAATATCTTTCAAAGTCATATATTGAAACATGAAAAATAAACTTCTCATAGCAGCATTTTGCTGCTTTTTAAAATCATACGGTCAAAAAACAGAAAAGGTATTTCTGGATAAAAATGACCCTTCGCATGAATGCTATACGGCAATTCTACCGGACAAAAGTCCTGTAGTGGGTTATCTGGTTCTGATTCCCGGCTTTGGCGAAACGGCAGAAAGAGTAATGCAGCAAACAGACCTGCCTTTGCGTTGTGCTGAAAAAGGGATACTCACTATTATTCCCACATTAACAGGTGGTGTAATGTCGTTTGGAGTTGATAATAGTAGTCAGAAATCATTAACAGCAATTATTGAAGATGCATCCAAAAAATTTAATCTTGCTGCCCGTCAGTTTTACATCGGAGGTTTTTCAATAGGAGGAAGTGCCGCGGTAAAATATGCAGAAATAGCGTTGTCTGGAAATTTTAAAAACAAGCCGGCAGCAATTTTTGCAATTGACCCGCCACTTGATTTTGAAAGGTTTTACAATTCCGCTCAGCGCGACCTTAGGCTTTCGGCAGGTTCTCAGCCCAATCAGGAGAATGTTTACATGGTTGGAAGAATTGAGCAAGTGATGGGAGGTAAGCCTGTTGATGCATTGAAAAGCTATCATGCCATTTCACCATATTCCTATTCAGACACGGAGCAAAAAGCCATCAAAAGCCTGGTTAATATCCCGATTCGATTGTATTCGGAGCCGGATGTAAACTGGTGGATAGAAAATAGAAATGCTGATTTTTCTGCAATGAATGTTTTGGATGGCTCAGCTATGGTCAATGAATTAAGAAGGCTGGGCAATCGTCAGGCAGAACTTATATTGACGGAAAACAAAGGATACAGAAAACCTGACAATAAAAGACACCCGCATTCCTGGAGCATTGTAGATAGCGAAGGACTGATTGGTTGGCTGTTGGGAAACAAAGGATAAAAGAAGTTACCATATAATATGCCGGATGCTTTTTTTAGTAAATTCGTATGCAAAGAATAGCAGAAATATTTACTATGTCAAAACTTTTTAATCCGGGTGTTTATTTTGAAATTCCTGTAACTAATCTGGAAAGAGCAGAACAGTTTTATACTTCCGTTTTTGGTTTTAAATTTGAAAAAGCCAGCATACATGATAATGAAATGGCACTTTTCCCTCTGGATGAAAATGCTTCGGGCATATCGGGAGCATTGGCCAAAGGAGAAATCTATAAACCCACAAAAGACGGAACACTTATTTATCTGAAGAGTAAAAAAATAGATGAAACCCTTAAACGGGTAATTAATAACGGGGGTACAATTCTGTTTCCTAAAACATCAAATGGCGAATGGGGTTTTGTGGCAGAATTTCAAGATAGTGAAGGAAACCGTATTGGTCTTTTGGAGGCATTGGAGTCTTAAGCAAATCTTAAGATAAGCTAAGGAGATTGGCATCATTTTGGGAGTAAGCAAAGTATTTTTACTATTGATTTGATTGTCAATAATTTTTTTTTCTACATTTACAACATGAAATTAACAAGGCGCATTTTTACTTCCTTTTTATCAGTCTACCTGCTGGTACTGATGATTATGCCTTGTAATGATGTACATGCACAAACACAAACGGTTTTTTCTACACAAACTTCTCAGGTTCAGAACGAGCAGCACCATGACGATTTTTGTACTCCTTTCTGTATCTGTGCCTGTTGTACTACTCCCATAATAATACATTCGGCTATTGTTTTTGACATGGTGCCGCATTTTGAAAATTCATACACAAAAACACCAAGTTTTTATAAGCCTGCCGTATCCAGTTTCTTCGGGTCGATTTGGCAACCACCTCAATTAGTATAATGTTGTGCCGATGTGAATCGGCTGATTTCTCGCGGGCTTTCCGCAAATAAATCCGTGCTGCGGAAAAAATCAACATTTATACTAATTCATAATCTATGTTAGATAAGATTATACATTTCAGCATCCATAATAAATTTATTATCGGGCTGTTTACACTGGCACTCATAATCGTAGGAAGTTATTCGCTTTACAAGCTTCCGATTGATGCCTTGCCGGATATTACCAATAACCAGGTTCAGATTATTACCAGTTCACCAACCCTGTCAACACAGGATGTAGAACAATTTATAACCTATCCGATTGAACAAGCCGTAAAGCCTATTCCCAAAATTGTAGAATTGCGTTCCATTAGCCGGTTCGGTCTCAGTGTGGTTACTGTCGTTTTTGAAGAAAATGCAGATATCTACTGGGCACGTGCGCAAATTTCCGAGCGCATAAAAGAAGCGGAAAGCATGATTCCCAAAAACGTAGGTACGCCGGAAATGGCGCCGGTCAGTACAGGATTGGGAGAAATATATCAATATGTAGTATTTCCTGAAAAGGGCTATGAAGACAAATACAATGCTACTGACCTGCGTACGATTCAGGATTGGATTATCAAGCAGCAACTTCTGGGAACGCCTGGAGTTGCAGAAGTCAATACCCTGGGAGGTTATCTCAAGCAATATGAGATTGCCGTACAGCCGGACAAGCTGAAAAGTATGGGAGTGACCATTCCGGAAATTTTTACGGCTTTGGAATCCAATAATGAAAATACGGGTGGAGCTTATATTGACAAAAAACCATATGCCTATTTTATCAGGGGAATTGGTATGGTTAACAATATTGAAGACATCAGTAAGATTGTGGTCAAAAATCAGAATGGAATTCCTATTCTCATTCGCGATATTGCCAAAGTGCAGATTGGTAGCAGTATTCGCTATGGAGCCGTAACCAAAGACGGTAAAGGCGAAGAAGTTAGCGGTATGGTCATGATGCTTAAAGGCGAAAACAGTGGCGAGGTTGTAAAAAGAGTAAAGGAAAAGATGGAACAGATTAAAAAATCGCTCCCTGAAGGCGTTACCATCGAACCATTTATGGACCGTACAAAATTGGTCGACAAAGCTATAAATACCGTACAGACCAACCTGATTGAGGGGGCACTTATCGTAATTTTTATACTCGTATTATTGCTTGGAAACTGGCGTGCCGGATTGGTTGTTGCTTCCGTAATTCCATTGGCATTGCTTTTTGCCATTACTATGATGCGCCTTTTTGGGGTTAGTGGTAACCTGATGAGCCTCGGGGCAATCGACTTTGGAATAATAGTCGACGGGGCCGTCATTATAGTAGAAGCCATAATCCACAGATTACAGGTGCGGAAACGGCAGAGCCTGACCGCCGCGCAAATGGATGAAGAAGTCTACCAGGCTTCTGTAAAAATCAGGAGCAGTGCCGCGTTTGGAGAAATTATTATCCTTATTGTTTACCTTCCTATTCTGGCTTTGGTGGGCATTGAAGGAAAAATGTTCGGCCCTATGGCGCAGACCGTTTCTTTCGCCATTTTAGGGGCTTTTATCCTGTCATTGACCTATGTGCCTATGATGAGCGCATTGGTATTAAAAAAGCAGACAGGACATACCAAAAATATAAGCGACAGGATTATCGAAGCCATCAATAGGTTTTACAGTCCGTTGCTTCAAAAAGCATTGCAGGCCAAAAGAGCCGTTATTATTTCGGCTGTCGGTTTGTTTGCATTTGCATTGTTCCTGTTCAGTTCTTTAGGAGGAGAGTTTATCCCTACGTTGGATGAAGGAGATATTGCAACACACCTTATCATTGCTTCCGGTAGTTCGCTGTCACAAGAAATTGAAGCGACTACAAAGGCCGAAAAAATATTGAAGGACAAATTTCCGGAAGTCAAAATGATAGTGACAAAAATAGGAAGTGCAGAAATACCAACTGACCCGATGCCTATTGAAGCCGGCGATATGATTATCCTGCTAAAGGATAAGAAAGAATGGACTTCGGCCAAAACCAAAGAAGAACTTATGGAAAAGATGGAAGAAGCATTACAGGAAATTCCGGGCGCGACTACCGAATTTTCACAGCCAATTCAAATGCGTTTCAACGAATTGATGACCGGTGTTCGAAGCGATGTAGCCATCAAGATTTTTGGTGATGATATCGATATGCTGGTCAGCAAAGGAGACGAAGTCTTACAGCTCATTCAGGGCGTAGAAGGCGTTTCGGATGCCAAACTGGAGCGTGTGGCGGGATTGCCTCAGATTACCGTACGTTACAACAAAGACAAACTGGCGCTTTACGGATTAAATATAGGCGACCTGAACAGAGTTATCCGTATTGGTTTTGCAGGCGAGGCTGCCGGATTAATTTACGAAAAAGAAAAAAGATTCGACCTGGTCGTTAGACTGGAAGCAGATAGCAGACAGGATATTTCCAATTTGAAATCTTTGTTTATTACGTTGCCATCCGGAAATCAGATTCCGTTAGAACAGGTGGCCGATATTCAATATGAAGACGGGCCAATGCAGATTAGCCGTGAAGACGGAAGACGAAGAATCGTGGTAGGCTTTAACGTAAGAGGCAAGGATGTGAAACGGGTAGTTGAAGAGATTCAGGCAAAATTAGACAAGCAATTAAAACTTCCGGACGGATATTATACAACCTATGGCGGTCAGTTCGAAAACCTGATTGACGCCAACAAGCGTTTGATGGTTGCCGTTCCGATAGCGCTGGGACTGATTTTCATCTTGTTGTACTTTACCTTTAAATCTGTCAAACAGTCGCTGTTAATCTTTACAGCAATTCCGCTGTCTGCCATTGGAGGAGTATTTGCTCTTTGGATTCGGGGCATGCCTTTCAGTATTTCCGCCGGAGTCGGATTCATCGCATTATTTGGGGTTGCCGTATTAAACGGAATTGTACTGATTGCCTATTTCAATCAATTAAAAAAAGAAGGAATGAACGATATTCATGAACGTATCAAAGAAGGGACAAAAGTGAGATTAAGACCGGTTGTCCTTACAGCTTCAGTAGCATCATTGGGCTTTTTGCCAATGGCAATCAGCAGTAGTGCAGGAGCAGAAGTTCAGAAACCTTTGGCAACCGTTGTAATTGGTGGATTATTGACAGCGACTATTCTGACGCTAATTGTGCTTCCAATCCTGTATTATTATTTTGAAAAAGGTTTTACCAAAAGCAAAAATACTGCAATAGTTTCAATTCTTGTCCTGGCGCTTTTTTCAGGTACTGCCAATGCTCAGGAAGTTCCTAAAAATTTAGGCTTGAAACAGGCTATCGAATTGGGCTTGAAAAACAATACGCTGATACAGTCTTCAGAGCTGGAAAGTAAGATGCAGTCGCAATTGAGAGGCACGGCATTTGACCTTCCCAAAACAGAAATTACAGGAACATTTGGCCAGTTAAATACCAATGCCCAGGATAAAAATTTCAGTGTTTCCCAAAGTTTTAGCCCTTTTCAATATGGAGCCAGAAGAAAACTATTGCTTGAAAACAGTAATTTAAGTCAGCTAAAAGCAGGCGTTACAAAAC
This portion of the Flavobacterium lindanitolerans genome encodes:
- a CDS encoding alpha/beta fold hydrolase, giving the protein MKKSKKDSQNLMTQNNGRWIPINGKKLYIEFQTTYENRPTLVFLHDSLGCTSLWRDFPQKLVEAIQCNVLVYDRLGYGKSDPMPTHERPINYLEAEAHSLDSLLNALAIDNAILFGHSDGGSIALITASRYGKKIKAVICEAAHIFVEEVTLKGIREAMEIYQSTDLPERLQKYHGDKVETLFKAWTETWTRADFRSWNIEHFLPAISCPLLFIQGEADEYGTMEQAEKTVSQVNGTASVFSIPGIGHTPHKEAPDVTIEAVKSFIN
- a CDS encoding alpha/beta fold hydrolase yields the protein MIKTIFYLAFLIVQQCAYSQLKYTTTNTALVKLLPVKKYTGKQYRLSIDIKNEPSDDISGGTVMVLQTKKQDWEFLENTRKTFFAPKDSQTWKSYTITGTIDSEAYKLWFTLATYGNGDFYYDNMKFEIKEGENWVDVPVEGGDFEKLSAGNPLKGFKNGESVKKEGLSVSLVNQEGRGQSLRIHAEGGTIDKRFFYGNNSATGKYINSKDVKIYYETYGEGEPLLLLHGNGGSISSFAGQIEEFARNYKVIAVDTRGQGKSIDMQTEHFSYDLFADDMKTLLDSLGLKQVNVVGWSDGGNTGLLLASKYPDYVKKLVTMGANLNPSDNAIDKKMLKTIAKDIKQLKDQKNAEIVTIRLLEMLLQEPNIQPESLGAIKAKTLVVAGEHDLILENHTRLIGASIPGAKVSILKGQTHEVVADNPKVFNQVVLDFLKEH
- a CDS encoding alpha/beta hydrolase, which translates into the protein MKNKLLIAAFCCFLKSYGQKTEKVFLDKNDPSHECYTAILPDKSPVVGYLVLIPGFGETAERVMQQTDLPLRCAEKGILTIIPTLTGGVMSFGVDNSSQKSLTAIIEDASKKFNLAARQFYIGGFSIGGSAAVKYAEIALSGNFKNKPAAIFAIDPPLDFERFYNSAQRDLRLSAGSQPNQENVYMVGRIEQVMGGKPVDALKSYHAISPYSYSDTEQKAIKSLVNIPIRLYSEPDVNWWIENRNADFSAMNVLDGSAMVNELRRLGNRQAELILTENKGYRKPDNKRHPHSWSIVDSEGLIGWLLGNKG
- a CDS encoding VOC family protein, translating into MSKLFNPGVYFEIPVTNLERAEQFYTSVFGFKFEKASIHDNEMALFPLDENASGISGALAKGEIYKPTKDGTLIYLKSKKIDETLKRVINNGGTILFPKTSNGEWGFVAEFQDSEGNRIGLLEALES
- a CDS encoding DUF6660 family protein, which translates into the protein MKLTRRIFTSFLSVYLLVLMIMPCNDVHAQTQTVFSTQTSQVQNEQHHDDFCTPFCICACCTTPIIIHSAIVFDMVPHFENSYTKTPSFYKPAVSSFFGSIWQPPQLV
- a CDS encoding CusA/CzcA family heavy metal efflux RND transporter gives rise to the protein MLDKIIHFSIHNKFIIGLFTLALIIVGSYSLYKLPIDALPDITNNQVQIITSSPTLSTQDVEQFITYPIEQAVKPIPKIVELRSISRFGLSVVTVVFEENADIYWARAQISERIKEAESMIPKNVGTPEMAPVSTGLGEIYQYVVFPEKGYEDKYNATDLRTIQDWIIKQQLLGTPGVAEVNTLGGYLKQYEIAVQPDKLKSMGVTIPEIFTALESNNENTGGAYIDKKPYAYFIRGIGMVNNIEDISKIVVKNQNGIPILIRDIAKVQIGSSIRYGAVTKDGKGEEVSGMVMMLKGENSGEVVKRVKEKMEQIKKSLPEGVTIEPFMDRTKLVDKAINTVQTNLIEGALIVIFILVLLLGNWRAGLVVASVIPLALLFAITMMRLFGVSGNLMSLGAIDFGIIVDGAVIIVEAIIHRLQVRKRQSLTAAQMDEEVYQASVKIRSSAAFGEIIILIVYLPILALVGIEGKMFGPMAQTVSFAILGAFILSLTYVPMMSALVLKKQTGHTKNISDRIIEAINRFYSPLLQKALQAKRAVIISAVGLFAFALFLFSSLGGEFIPTLDEGDIATHLIIASGSSLSQEIEATTKAEKILKDKFPEVKMIVTKIGSAEIPTDPMPIEAGDMIILLKDKKEWTSAKTKEELMEKMEEALQEIPGATTEFSQPIQMRFNELMTGVRSDVAIKIFGDDIDMLVSKGDEVLQLIQGVEGVSDAKLERVAGLPQITVRYNKDKLALYGLNIGDLNRVIRIGFAGEAAGLIYEKEKRFDLVVRLEADSRQDISNLKSLFITLPSGNQIPLEQVADIQYEDGPMQISREDGRRRIVVGFNVRGKDVKRVVEEIQAKLDKQLKLPDGYYTTYGGQFENLIDANKRLMVAVPIALGLIFILLYFTFKSVKQSLLIFTAIPLSAIGGVFALWIRGMPFSISAGVGFIALFGVAVLNGIVLIAYFNQLKKEGMNDIHERIKEGTKVRLRPVVLTASVASLGFLPMAISSSAGAEVQKPLATVVIGGLLTATILTLIVLPILYYYFEKGFTKSKNTAIVSILVLALFSGTANAQEVPKNLGLKQAIELGLKNNTLIQSSELESKMQSQLRGTAFDLPKTEITGTFGQLNTNAQDKNFSVSQSFSPFQYGARRKLLLENSNLSQLKAGVTKQEVVFNIRQSWNAMLYYSELNKMLSRQNKLMQKFVRSASLRFDTGETNSLEKTTALAKQQELEQKIKQNEAMIQVEKSKIRTFLNSKEEFTASDTSFVALPSLTVLDSALVRQNSNYKLAKQQVAVAEAGRKVEKATMMPDITAGYFIQSFKGNQEVNGETVSYDGTPRFQGFTVGISLPIFAGSSVSKIQAAKTNIEAQQKNAAYMEMQLINQHEQQLQQLNTFQSLMDFYKGTALPNADLISKNAEKAYLNGDISYVEYVQGLETALEIRTNYINAVNNFNQTVINLQFLANQ